From Arachis hypogaea cultivar Tifrunner chromosome 3, arahy.Tifrunner.gnm2.J5K5, whole genome shotgun sequence:
AatgatggtaattcaactcatgAACTCAAGCAAGGAAATCCAATGGCACCTTAAATTCAGCAAAAGTACATTAAAAGCAAATACAAACTCTTGATGTTCATTTATAATGTAAGAAACATTTCATCAATCTATAAATCATGTAAACAAAATTCAAGCAATAAATTTTCACATCAAGTGAATAGATAAAGTTACAAACCTGCATCTGATACTAGGTAGATAGCAGCCATTGCAATATCCCATTTCTCCCCAACTTTAAACAGAGGCATGTATTCTCTGGCTTTGCTATTTATTTCTTCAGGGTCCAGTTTAAACATGCCAGGAGTGTCACCTATTGGTCCAGGTGCAACTCCATTGACCGTAATGTCATAGTCTGTGCCCCATTCTAATGCCAAGTTTCTTGTAATGGAGTCAACTGCAGCCTGTTGAATtggtaaaatttaaatttggatgAACACAAGATGATTTTCAAATCTAGGCAATGTGTTATGAAGTACAAACCTTAGCTGCAGACACATGAATTTGATACCAAGAAGCTGTATAATGCAAGGTAGCACTAATGTTCAATATTGTTCCCCCACCAGAAGTGGTCCTTCCTTGGCCCCCTTTCTTGAGATATTTTAGTGCTTCATGACACATTGTGAATGTTCCAACAGAATCAATATCCAATACTGCAAAGAATAAAGAGAACTGATCACCACTTTCTTTGTGATGCAAATAATAATTAGAAAGATGCTGTAACTAGAAGGTGTTCCAAAGAAACCTTAACTCTGAACATAATTCTATCACAGCCACTTTGTTGGGTGGTGTCTTCAGTAGGAAATGAGGTTTTCGATATGCAAATCATGTTATTGCTAATTCAGTTTAACTTAAACACAGATTGTAAATTATGTTGAGGTATGAGGTATCTTCAGTTtaagagaactcatgaagaaagaAAGAGTCAACAACAGAGTTATGTTCTAGCTTACTGTACACAGATTGCACTGACTGCTTAATACTAGTTACTTCTTTTATTTCATCCTCTTGTTACTAAGGTGATTGGTCCTGGATCAAAGTTTGGGAGGGTTAGAAAAACTCCTCTTTCTAAGTCCCTTCTAAgctttttatctttattctttACATAATGCTCCAATGTGCTAAATTTACTCTATTTcctaatttctattttaattttcatttttaaagAAACTTGAATGATATGGAAGTTAGTAAGAGCCTCTTTCCATATTTATTCCCTTAATAGTAAAAGAGTTTGATCTCTTGAATCTTTCGGGGGATCTCTTGTAAATCACACATTCCATAGTAGAGAAAAACTTATGTGGAAATCCACAGCTTCCCAAAAAAGATCAAATTTGACTAGGCAGACATCCTTAACAGGATTGACACAAGTGACATGCTACAAAAGCACAAGCCTCTAATTTATCTCCAAACATGTTTGATTCCAGTTTGAAATCAATTTCTCATCCCTTTTATCATTGTTTTCCACCATTTTCTTTTGGAATAAGCCTTTTGATACTTTTGCAGATACCCGGATTTGCCCACAGACCTACATCAGTTTCTGCttactaatttcaaagaatttgggaCTCAAAAACAAGGGAAACCATAGTGGCAATACTAAAATTTTCCAACTTTGTTGTTTTTGGCTAAAACTGAATGGTGTAATCTTCAAGGGGACTTCTTCCCATTTAGAAAACATTTTAAGATAGGTTAGGCCTTCTCAGCATTTCCTGTTTTGTTTCTTTGGTACATATGTAGATAGATTAACAGACCACATTACATCTTCACAGGCCCTACCTCTCTCAAACTTTTCTTTGTGTTTAATTACTATGCATCACCACTGGGGTAAAAAAGTTTTCCATTAACACTCAAATGAAATTCAATCAAATAGGCAAAAGAGCATTCTTTTTGAGATAGTTGGTGCAGAAGATAACCCCGATCAGATGTCACTAGAACTCTTTGACACTTATAGAacatagaaattaatttttttaattttccccTCCTCATCATCCATCTTCAATGAAAAGCATCCTGGCAATTTAGTCTTCAAACAATCCAGCCCCCTCCAGTGAAGTGTAATAAATTTAGTTGCATTaaattttgtcactaacgttttcaTTTTGTGTCAAAATTACCACTGGACATTAACTTCGTCTAAAAACGATAGGGACAAAATTAAAAACGTCAAGGTAGCTTTGATACAAATCGgaaaaaattgaatgaaattaaacaGGTATTGAAAAAACACATACTTTGTCCTGTAATAAATCATACAACTTTGAAGATAAAACTTTCCCTCTCCCTTAtcttaaacaaaaattcaaaaagaaaaagagaatcatGTACAAAATACACTACCAGTTCGAAATCCATTCGGAGAGAGATCCTCTGCCGCAACAAGAAAGTTTCCAGCTGCTGCATTTACAAGAATGTCAATCTTTCCGAAATGCTTGTAAGTCGATTCCACTACTCTTGCCGCATCCTCCTGCTTCCTCACATCTCCCGCAAAGCCAACAGCCTAAAACAAACACAAATTTCAACAAAATTCcactcttttctttctctcttactGCTCCACTAAAATTAGACGAGGAATGAATAATCCTCCCTCCTTTTCTAATCGATTGCAGCCTCACACTTATTAGTACAACGGAATATGAACGTACCTAAGCGCAATTTATGTCCAGATACATTGATTTAACCACAAATCATTTGAAAGGTTGGAGGAAGTAAAAAAGGAAGAGTAGTTACGGGGATGCCAAGTGATTGGAGAACGGAAACAGCAGAATCGAGGACTTGTTTGCGGCGACCCATGAGGGCGACGGAGGCACCATGTTTGCCGAATTGGGTGGAAATCTCGAAGCCGATTCCGGAAGCTCCTCCTGTGATAAGAGCTACCTTCCCTTTCAGTATGTTTTCCTTGAATGGCGATTCCATCgtgtctctctctttctctctctctctccaccaaAAAGTCAAATACTGTCTCGTGCTTGTATGCGGTTCTCTCTGTCTCTCAGGCACTAAAATTTACGACAGCTAAATCGCACGGCGCACAGTAACCAAGTGGAACGCATTCATGTATGGTGTTAACTGTTAACAACTATGTGCTATATAATCCGGAAATTCCAAGCCAAAAACAAAGTTAAATTAATCCAGATtcccattttttttaaatcatattttatGGCTACAAATTGACCATCAAACAACATTTTCAagctatttttttatattggagTATTGGACTATTAAGCTGGATTTaccttaatattattattttaatccaatgttctgaaaatcgaaccggatCGACCGGTCGGACCGATTCAATCGTGAACCGTCAACATTAACAACCCAGTCAAACATATAAAACCGTCATTTAAAAACTGATGGAAAACCGATGAACCGGATGGTCGGACCGAACCGGAACCCGCCCGGTTCACACACAAACGGAAGCCCCttcgtttctttctccctttccccCTTTCGTTCTTTCATTCAGAAAGAAATCACACAACCCCAGCCAAAAAACCCTAGCATTGTAAGCCTACACCACCGCCGCAAGGAGTGGCATACTGCCGCGTCCGTCGCACTCAAAGTTCGCCATCCGTCCGTCTATCTAGCTTCCCTCGTGCTCCAAGTCTTCAACGCCTGTTTGCTGTCACCGATCGCGGCTGCTTCCTCGACCTCGgcgtccgtcgtctttgtctgTTCAGCCGCGCTTCCGTCGCCGTTTGTTTGCCGTTCACATTCGCGTCTTCGTTCAGCTGTCGTGTTCGTTCGCGTTCTTCGCCGTTCACGTTCGCTCGGCGTTCACCGTTCGCGTTCACTCGCTGTTCACCGTTCGAGTTCGcgttcgtctggaagccacgttgctctgcttcaaactcaaCCCGCGCGCTCCACCCAGCCGTCGAACTGCTCTCTTTTGTCGccgccgtgagttccctaaacccgccaccagacaatacactcacacaacaccaatatTCTGCTTTAAGCTCTGCAACTTCTgatttctattacaataagtaattatttgattt
This genomic window contains:
- the LOC112790048 gene encoding peroxisomal 2,4-dienoyl-CoA reductase [(3E)-enoyl-CoA-producing] yields the protein MESPFKENILKGKVALITGGASGIGFEISTQFGKHGASVALMGRRKQVLDSAVSVLQSLGIPAVGFAGDVRKQEDAARVVESTYKHFGKIDILVNAAAGNFLVAAEDLSPNGFRTVLDIDSVGTFTMCHEALKYLKKGGQGRTTSGGGTILNISATLHYTASWYQIHVSAAKAAVDSITRNLALEWGTDYDITVNGVAPGPIGDTPGMFKLDPEEINSKAREYMPLFKVGEKWDIAMAAIYLVSDAGKYVNGHTLVADGGLWLSRPRHLPKEAVKQVSRAVEKRSRNAPVGVPKSKL